DNA sequence from the Cellulophaga sp. HaHaR_3_176 genome:
TTTGATGATTAGAAAAGGCAACTGCAAGTATGTAGTTGTCTTTTTTTGTTTTTAAGAGTTGATTACTTTAAAGTTGAATTTGACTATTTTTAAGGAATGGAGTTAATAAAATAGTAGTATTATGGGCACGATTGTGGTGTTTACGCTGGTAATAGCAGGTAAAAGTAAAATGAGAACAAAAATTGTACAAATTAAAAGTAAAATCTAAAAACTAGTATTATGACTTCTGTAGAAAAACGCAACATATTGTTTGAAGGTTTAACTGCTGTTTTAAAACAGAAAGGATATAAATTATTCAAAACAGGTGGAGATCCTTGCTTTATTTATTTTGAGGATAAAATTGCTATTAAAATCGGTTTTAGTTTTTTTAAAATAGGTAATATAACTTTTTCCAGTTTTGGTATAACTCATTATGAAGTTGAAGATTATATTTTAGACTTAAATTATTTTCAGGATATTTTTAAAGAGAAAAAACGTCATCATTTACCAACCGTATATGATTGGACTAGTAAAGGACCATTTGGCTTTAATGCCAACACTCCTGAAGAAATAGAAAAAGGCATTGAACAAATAAAGAGCTATATAAATGGAGATGGCCAAGCCTTTTTAGATAAATATATGTATATCCCCAATATTCTAAAAAGAATGGATGAACTTGAAGCTAAAAATATCGACTGGCAAGACAGAAATAACGGAGGTATTTTAGCTGGAACATTAGATGCTGAATTTAGGGGTTTAATTATCTCTAAATTATGTAATGACCCCAATTATGATTTTAAACTCGCCATGATAAATGAAGTTTTTGAAAAGTCAAATTATGCAGACTGGAAACCTTATTATGAAAAACTAAAACTTGTTTTGCCAACAATAGAACCTAAATATAATTTAGGTGTAATCAATTCTTAAAAAACAACCATGCCCGAAAATACCTTAATTCGTTTTTTAGAATCTAACATTCCGATAGAAAAGAGTGCTGTTCGGGAGTATTTGAGTACTTTAAAAACTAGAAAAGTAAAAAAGGGCGAGCAGCTTTTAAAACAAGGCGATATTTGTAAGCACACTTTTTTTGTAGAAAAAGGCTTGTTGCGTTATTTTTCCATCGATAAAAAAGGAAAAGAAAATGTGTTACAATTTGCACCCGAAAATTGGTTTATTACCGATCGTGAAAGTGTGTATTTCAATCAGCCTTCAAAATATTATATTGATGCTCTTGAAGATGCTGAAGTTTTAGTTCTAGAGAAAGATTTTGTAGAAAAAATTGCAGCTCAAAACAATTCGTTTGCAGCATTTAACAACAAGTTATTACATAACCATATTCGAAACTTGCAAAACAGAATACAACTATTGCTTAGCGCTACTGCCGAAGAGCGATATTTAGATTTTATAAAAATATATCCCGATATTCTTTTACGAGTTCCGCAAACATTAATTGCTTCTTATTTAGGCATAACACCAGAAAGTTTAAGTCGGGTTCGAAAAGAGTTGGCTACAAAACACAAAAAATAACTTCTTACCATACATCAATGCATAGCTTTTAAACGATACCTAAATTTGTTTCTTTAAAATTCAGAGTTATGATGACAAAAAAAGTAGAACTAGTTGTAGCGCCAAAAGAACCACATTTTGTGGGCGACGGATTTAGAGTTCATAATTTTATACCAACCGGTTTTAGATTGGATATGAAACGAATGGACCCATTTATAATGCTCGATTACAATTCAAAATATAATTTTCCGCCAAGCGAAGAGCCAAAAGGAGTAGGTGTGCATCCGCATAGAGGGTTTGAAACTGTTACTATAGCCTATAAAGGCAAAGTTGCGCATCACGATAGTAGTGGTGGTGGCGGAATTATCGGTGAAGGTGATATTCAATGGATGACTGCCGCATCTGGTGTATTACATAAAGAATACCACGAAGAAAATTTCAGCAAAACAGGCGGAATTTTTCAGATGGTACAATTGTGGGTAAACTTACCAGCTAAAGATAAAATGTCGGCACCAAAATATCAGGCAATTCAAAACAAAACAATACAAAGGTATTTTTTAGAAGATAATTTGGGTGAGATTGAGGTAATTGCTGGCGATTATAAAACTATAAAAGGAGTAGCAAACACGTTTTCTCCAATACACATGCTTAATGCTAAATTAAAAGGTGGTGCGAAAACTGATTTTAGCTTTCCTGCGGCATTTAATACAACACTTTTGGTAATAGAGGGTAGTGTAATAGTAAACGGTTCAGATAATGTACCTACAGATCATTTAGCGTTATTTGAGAATGCTGGTGAGCATTTTGAAATTGAAGCTACAGAAGATGCTATTGTTTTAGTTTTAAGTGGCGAGCCTTTAAATGAGCCTATTGCTGCACATGGCCCTTTTGTAATGAACACGAAACAAGAGTTGATGGATGCTTTTAACGATTTTAATAGCGGAAAGTTTGGATATTTAGAATAAAAAAATGATTGGTATTTTTTAAAATATTAAATGTTCTTACTTGTTTTTCAAATGATGTAAGTTAATAAGATGAGTTTTTAAGTAACATACTTTTATAAGCAAAGCGTTAAAATTTTGCGATTTTATATGCTTAAAAGGTCTTTCGTGGTAAGTTTTTGCAATTAATCCAAAACCTTTTCTATTTTTGCCCAACATTTTAAAAACAAAAGATGAAAAAAATAGTAATGGCTTTAGCACTAATTAGTGTTTTTGCGTGTCAAGAGAGTAAAATAGGATTTGTTGATAATCAAAAGCTGATGGAAGAGTATCAAGAAAAAGTTGATCTTGAA
Encoded proteins:
- a CDS encoding Crp/Fnr family transcriptional regulator, giving the protein MPENTLIRFLESNIPIEKSAVREYLSTLKTRKVKKGEQLLKQGDICKHTFFVEKGLLRYFSIDKKGKENVLQFAPENWFITDRESVYFNQPSKYYIDALEDAEVLVLEKDFVEKIAAQNNSFAAFNNKLLHNHIRNLQNRIQLLLSATAEERYLDFIKIYPDILLRVPQTLIASYLGITPESLSRVRKELATKHKK
- a CDS encoding pirin family protein, which gives rise to MMTKKVELVVAPKEPHFVGDGFRVHNFIPTGFRLDMKRMDPFIMLDYNSKYNFPPSEEPKGVGVHPHRGFETVTIAYKGKVAHHDSSGGGGIIGEGDIQWMTAASGVLHKEYHEENFSKTGGIFQMVQLWVNLPAKDKMSAPKYQAIQNKTIQRYFLEDNLGEIEVIAGDYKTIKGVANTFSPIHMLNAKLKGGAKTDFSFPAAFNTTLLVIEGSVIVNGSDNVPTDHLALFENAGEHFEIEATEDAIVLVLSGEPLNEPIAAHGPFVMNTKQELMDAFNDFNSGKFGYLE